A window of Haliscomenobacter hydrossis DSM 1100 contains these coding sequences:
- a CDS encoding DUF1648 domain-containing protein produces the protein MFGQKTPFDYLIGFLALAFLLIQIILPVLYWDQLPERLPVHFNFRGDPDRFGNKLSLFLLPAIGIGLFILLTVIGRNPQAMNHPVKISDENRDRVYRTGVQFVHILRMLIGALFAYMLWGIIQVGLGGHYQLDIRVVYGFLGGTMLAMVWFFINVSKKDKEA, from the coding sequence ATGTTTGGGCAAAAAACTCCGTTTGATTACTTGATCGGCTTTTTGGCGTTGGCTTTCCTTTTGATCCAAATCATACTTCCGGTATTGTATTGGGACCAATTGCCAGAGCGCTTGCCAGTTCATTTTAATTTTAGAGGGGATCCTGATCGGTTTGGAAATAAGCTGAGTTTGTTTTTGTTGCCAGCAATTGGCATTGGTCTTTTTATCTTGCTCACGGTAATTGGGCGAAACCCGCAAGCCATGAACCACCCCGTGAAGATTTCGGATGAAAACCGAGATAGGGTGTATCGAACCGGAGTTCAATTTGTGCACATTTTGCGCATGTTGATCGGGGCACTATTCGCGTATATGCTCTGGGGTATCATTCAGGTGGGTTTAGGGGGTCACTATCAGCTTGATATCCGGGTGGTGTATGGATTTTTGGGGGGAACGATGCTGGCCATGGTCTGGTTTTTCATCAATGTTTCCAAAAAAGATAAGGAGGCTTAA
- a CDS encoding carboxypeptidase-like regulatory domain-containing protein, protein MKKILSSLLCFCSFLILNAQDVVKGIILDQSKNAIPYVNIGVLNTTIGTVSNENGRFELVVDKINPGDTVKISAIGFSSRVFQLQNLRKLLENNTELTLEAIKYDLAEVTIKPLTFEEFGFERTSSNRNVNFSISSFPRQNLGGEIARKFKMKKYIQRSKSKTCRIDALKFYLAYCDYDWAKLRVMAYRLDKGQPGETLLNENVIVEVKKGQTGWIEVNLKPYDLIVDEDVAIGLEWIDHAPAGRRLSLPIVFPAVGSTHFYQFGSQNAWRKFPNMSTPMVIKVAY, encoded by the coding sequence ATGAAAAAAATACTTTCTTCCCTACTTTGTTTTTGCAGCTTCCTTATTCTCAACGCCCAAGATGTTGTCAAAGGGATCATCCTGGATCAAAGCAAAAACGCTATTCCTTATGTCAATATTGGGGTGTTGAACACTACAATCGGTACGGTCAGCAATGAAAATGGTCGCTTCGAATTGGTAGTAGACAAAATCAACCCCGGTGATACCGTCAAAATTTCAGCGATTGGCTTCAGTAGTCGGGTGTTTCAATTGCAAAATCTGCGCAAGTTGTTGGAAAACAACACCGAACTTACCCTGGAAGCCATCAAATATGATCTGGCTGAAGTGACCATCAAACCCCTAACTTTTGAAGAATTTGGCTTTGAACGCACGAGCAGCAATCGCAATGTCAATTTTTCCATCTCCTCTTTTCCCCGTCAAAATCTGGGAGGGGAGATTGCCCGCAAGTTCAAAATGAAGAAATACATTCAACGCAGCAAAAGTAAAACCTGCCGTATTGATGCCCTCAAGTTTTACCTGGCGTATTGTGACTACGATTGGGCCAAACTGCGGGTGATGGCTTACCGTTTGGACAAAGGTCAGCCTGGAGAAACGTTGCTGAATGAAAATGTCATCGTAGAAGTTAAAAAAGGCCAAACGGGCTGGATTGAAGTCAATTTAAAACCCTACGATTTGATTGTTGATGAAGATGTAGCCATTGGTCTGGAATGGATTGATCATGCTCCGGCGGGGCGCCGATTGAGTTTACCCATTGTTTTTCCAGCAGTTGGCTCAACTCATTTTTACCAGTTTGGTAGTCAGAATGCCTGGCGCAAGTTTCCGAATATGTCGACGCCGATGGTGATTAAAGTGGCGTATTAG
- a CDS encoding sterol desaturase family protein → MEAYGAILNIVMPIFVLLFLVEKVVEWYRGAQVIRGLDSVSSFSSGITNVVKDVLGVGISVITYEWLVQRVALTHMPANSIWAFAIGFLVVDFQGYWVHRWSHEINFLWNRHIIHHSSEEFNLSCALRQSVSSFINYFTILLLPAALLGVPTMVVAVIGPLHLFLQYWYHTQLINKMGVLEYILVTPSHHRVHHAMNKEYLDKNYGQIFIFWDKWFGSFQEELPEVKPVYGVTRPVRTWNPIKINFQHLWLLMQDAWRTRNWWDKVRVWFMPTGWRPADVVEKYPVDSIKDVYHFEKYDTKASRALIAWSWVQMFFNYFLLAYFFANLVNIGSPGIFYYGGFLFLAIFAYTELMDRNPYAVYFETIKSALGLYLIYQSGGDWFGANQNWGAWMTYLVTAYFVLSVITTVFFVEKEIKLTVAN, encoded by the coding sequence ATGGAAGCCTACGGAGCAATTCTCAACATTGTTATGCCCATTTTTGTCCTCCTCTTTTTGGTCGAAAAAGTAGTGGAATGGTATCGGGGCGCGCAAGTCATCCGGGGATTGGACAGTGTATCCAGTTTTTCTTCCGGCATTACCAACGTGGTGAAGGATGTATTGGGCGTTGGGATCAGCGTGATCACCTACGAGTGGTTGGTTCAGCGTGTAGCGCTCACCCATATGCCCGCCAATTCCATATGGGCTTTTGCCATCGGGTTTTTAGTGGTCGATTTTCAAGGCTACTGGGTGCATCGTTGGTCGCATGAGATCAATTTCTTGTGGAACCGCCACATCATTCACCACAGCAGCGAGGAGTTCAACTTGTCCTGCGCCCTGCGGCAGTCGGTTTCTTCCTTCATCAACTACTTCACCATCCTGCTTTTGCCCGCTGCCCTTTTGGGTGTGCCTACAATGGTGGTGGCGGTGATTGGCCCTTTGCACTTGTTTTTGCAATACTGGTATCACACCCAACTCATCAACAAAATGGGCGTTTTGGAATATATCCTGGTCACCCCTTCTCACCACCGCGTACACCACGCCATGAACAAGGAGTATTTGGACAAAAACTACGGCCAAATTTTCATTTTTTGGGACAAATGGTTTGGTTCTTTTCAGGAAGAACTGCCCGAAGTGAAGCCTGTCTACGGTGTAACCCGTCCGGTGCGCACCTGGAATCCCATCAAAATCAACTTCCAACACCTTTGGCTCTTGATGCAAGATGCCTGGCGCACCCGCAACTGGTGGGACAAAGTGCGGGTATGGTTCATGCCTACGGGCTGGCGGCCTGCGGATGTGGTGGAAAAATATCCGGTGGACAGCATCAAAGATGTGTACCACTTTGAAAAATACGACACCAAAGCTTCGCGGGCGTTGATTGCCTGGAGTTGGGTGCAGATGTTTTTTAACTATTTCCTGCTGGCTTATTTCTTTGCCAACCTGGTCAACATCGGTAGTCCTGGCATTTTTTATTACGGAGGGTTCTTGTTCCTGGCCATTTTTGCTTACACCGAGTTGATGGATCGCAATCCCTATGCCGTGTATTTTGAAACCATCAAATCGGCCCTGGGTTTGTACCTCATTTACCAATCGGGCGGCGATTGGTTTGGAGCAAACCAAAACTGGGGTGCGTGGATGACCTACCTCGTCACTGCGTATTTTGTTTTATCGGTAATCACGACCGTATTTTTTGTGGAAAAAGAAATCAAGTTAACCGTAGCAAACTAA
- a CDS encoding GlxA family transcriptional regulator produces the protein MKQVSILVPESAVMEAVADPRYMFTAANQFLVSAGKAPLFEVQLVGQNKEVRLHDGVFSVHADKVLEEVKRTDLVVIPALFGDMQQAIEKNQAIIPWIVQQHQKGAEVASLCVGAFLLASTGLLDGKKCSTHWAFYNEFRETFPQVEVTDGSIITDEHGLYSSGGANSYWNLLLYLLEKYTDRDTAILAAKYFAIDIDRNNQSAFAMFKGQKDHKDKEIKQTQDFIEANYQDKISVDQLADSVAVSRRSFERRFKQATGNTVVEYLQRVKIEAAKRSFESSRKNINEVMYAVGYTDTKAFRTVFKKLTGLTPIEYRNKYNKEV, from the coding sequence ATGAAACAGGTATCCATATTAGTTCCAGAATCTGCTGTGATGGAGGCGGTGGCCGACCCTCGGTACATGTTTACTGCGGCCAATCAATTTTTAGTGTCCGCGGGTAAGGCACCCTTGTTTGAGGTGCAACTGGTAGGCCAAAACAAAGAGGTCAGGTTACACGATGGGGTGTTTTCGGTACATGCCGACAAAGTTTTGGAAGAAGTCAAACGTACAGACTTGGTCGTCATTCCTGCTTTATTTGGGGACATGCAGCAGGCCATCGAAAAAAACCAGGCCATCATCCCCTGGATTGTTCAACAGCATCAAAAGGGCGCCGAGGTAGCTTCACTTTGTGTAGGGGCTTTTTTACTGGCTTCGACGGGGTTGTTGGATGGTAAAAAATGTTCTACCCATTGGGCTTTTTACAACGAATTCCGGGAAACTTTCCCCCAGGTGGAAGTGACCGACGGCAGCATCATCACCGATGAACACGGCTTGTATTCAAGTGGAGGAGCCAATTCTTACTGGAACCTGTTGTTGTATCTTTTGGAAAAATACACCGATCGCGATACGGCAATACTAGCGGCCAAGTATTTTGCCATCGACATTGACCGCAACAACCAGTCGGCTTTCGCCATGTTCAAAGGACAAAAAGACCACAAGGACAAGGAAATTAAACAGACTCAAGACTTTATTGAGGCCAATTACCAGGATAAAATCAGTGTAGATCAATTAGCAGATTCGGTAGCGGTAAGCCGCCGGAGTTTTGAACGCCGCTTTAAACAGGCCACGGGCAACACCGTGGTGGAGTACTTGCAACGGGTCAAAATCGAAGCGGCTAAACGCAGTTTTGAATCCAGTCGTAAGAACATCAATGAGGTAATGTACGCTGTGGGATACACGGATACCAAGGCCTTCCGCACCGTTTTTAAAAAACTGACGGGCCTCACCCCGATTGAGTACCGGAACAAGTACAACAAGGAAGTTTAG
- a CDS encoding VOC family protein, with protein MNQLIIYLTFNGNCREAMSFYQACLGGELEFQTIGESPMAEQLPEKIKDFILHATLRNEHLLLMGTDMVGEQGLVKGNAMSILIECQNEAEIQVYYQLLSRGGRTTHPIESTFWGALFGGLTDKYGNNWLLHCAKNQRLTQVEAAN; from the coding sequence ATGAATCAACTGATCATCTACCTCACTTTTAATGGCAATTGCCGGGAAGCCATGAGTTTTTACCAGGCTTGCCTGGGTGGTGAACTGGAGTTCCAAACCATCGGCGAATCACCCATGGCCGAGCAATTGCCCGAAAAAATCAAAGATTTCATCCTGCATGCCACCTTGCGCAATGAACACTTGCTGTTGATGGGCACCGATATGGTGGGCGAACAAGGTTTGGTCAAGGGCAACGCCATGTCTATTTTGATTGAATGCCAAAACGAAGCTGAAATTCAGGTCTATTACCAACTACTTTCCCGAGGTGGTCGTACCACCCATCCCATCGAAAGTACATTTTGGGGGGCATTGTTTGGCGGTCTGACGGATAAATACGGCAACAATTGGCTGTTGCATTGTGCAAAAAACCAAAGATTAACACAAGTGGAAGCAGCAAATTGA
- a CDS encoding AGE family epimerase/isomerase, with product MLIKNYIIFCTFVVFLAQCKTPSSHTDAITSIERAKLADTLEHLLKSNLVDTWYPAAIDTQYGGYLSTFNATFKPVGNQDKMIVSQARHLWNNAKASQHWPGEKKYRDFARHGFVFLQEKMWDKEYGGFFWQVDRAGKPRGDSSKTAYGNAFGLYAVSAYYLASKDPAALALAQKSFRWLEQHSHDPIHGGYYQHLSKTGTIQKRLSTTPSTSDLGYKDQNSSIHLLEAFTELYQIWPDPLVKTRLEEMIYLIRDKIVNEKGNLVLFFQPDWTPVSFRDSSRASILRHHALDHISWGHDIETAYLLMEASHVACWHNDTITWRIAKKMTDQCLILGWDDAKGGFYDEGYFFTPDKITVTQDTKNWWTQAEALNTLLIMSDLYPRDPLNYYAKFKKQWAYINQYLIDHQNGEWYDSGLDKDPRSAQRNKGHIWKAGYHQYRTLENCILRLREKHK from the coding sequence ATGCTGATCAAGAACTACATCATTTTCTGCACTTTCGTTGTTTTTTTAGCCCAATGTAAAACCCCATCATCTCATACTGATGCCATTACTTCGATCGAACGCGCCAAACTTGCCGATACCCTCGAGCATTTGCTCAAATCCAATCTGGTTGACACCTGGTATCCCGCTGCAATTGATACCCAATACGGAGGGTACCTTTCTACCTTCAACGCCACCTTTAAACCCGTAGGCAATCAGGATAAAATGATTGTTTCTCAGGCCCGGCACCTTTGGAACAATGCCAAAGCTTCCCAACATTGGCCGGGAGAAAAAAAATACCGCGACTTCGCCCGCCACGGCTTTGTTTTTTTACAAGAAAAAATGTGGGACAAAGAATACGGTGGTTTTTTCTGGCAAGTAGACCGAGCCGGCAAGCCACGCGGTGATTCTTCAAAAACCGCTTATGGAAATGCCTTTGGATTGTATGCGGTGTCGGCATATTATCTGGCGAGCAAGGATCCAGCGGCTCTGGCTTTGGCCCAAAAATCCTTCCGCTGGTTGGAACAACATAGCCATGACCCCATCCACGGTGGATATTACCAGCACCTCAGCAAAACCGGCACCATCCAAAAAAGGCTCAGTACTACGCCTTCTACTTCGGATCTGGGCTATAAAGATCAAAACAGTTCGATCCACTTGTTGGAGGCCTTTACGGAGTTGTACCAAATCTGGCCTGACCCCCTGGTCAAAACCCGACTGGAAGAAATGATCTACCTCATTCGGGATAAAATCGTCAACGAAAAAGGCAACCTGGTTTTATTTTTCCAACCCGACTGGACTCCAGTGAGTTTTCGCGATTCCAGTCGCGCCAGTATCCTGCGCCATCACGCCCTTGATCACATATCCTGGGGCCACGATATCGAAACTGCTTACCTGCTGATGGAGGCATCTCATGTGGCTTGCTGGCACAACGATACCATCACCTGGCGCATCGCCAAAAAAATGACCGATCAATGCCTGATCCTGGGCTGGGATGATGCCAAAGGAGGTTTTTACGATGAAGGCTATTTTTTTACCCCCGATAAAATCACGGTAACCCAGGATACCAAAAACTGGTGGACCCAGGCCGAAGCACTCAATACCTTGCTCATCATGTCCGATCTGTATCCCCGTGACCCCTTGAACTATTATGCAAAATTCAAAAAGCAGTGGGCCTACATCAACCAGTACCTCATTGACCACCAAAACGGGGAATGGTACGACAGTGGACTGGATAAAGACCCTCGCAGTGCCCAACGCAATAAAGGGCATATCTGGAAGGCCGGGTATCATCAGTATCGAACCTTGGAAAATTGTATCCTGCGCTTGAGAGAAAAACACAAGTGA
- the miaB gene encoding tRNA (N6-isopentenyl adenosine(37)-C2)-methylthiotransferase MiaB encodes MHLYNDNPTLLDVQHQMNEEQQGEVFYKNTPEQPDSEAGKHFYIESYGCQMNFSDSEIVASILAEVGFKPTRNLELADLILVNTCSIREKAEETVRKRLRIFDAIKRQKPGTLVGVLGCMAERLKSKFLEEERLVDLVVGPDAYRDLPKLVATAEDGDKGVNVFLSREETYADISPLRLDSKGVSAFISIMRGCDNMCSFCVVPFTRGRERSRDAFSILAEAQELYERGYREVTLLGQNVDSYKWTNPETETLVNFAHLLEMVALVAPDLRVRFSTSHPKDITNEVLHTIAKYPNICKYIHLPVQSGNSNVLERMNRTYDREWYMERIEAIRQIIPDCAISSDIIAGFCSETEAEHQDTLSMIEFADYSMSYMFFYSERPGTLAARKYPDDITLEVKKRRLQEIINLQSQVSYRHNQRDVGKVYEVLIEGDSRKSEQDFCGRNSQNKMIVFPKVPGYQPGQYINVLIKAASSATLIGEAKI; translated from the coding sequence ATGCATTTGTACAATGACAATCCGACCTTGCTAGATGTGCAGCACCAGATGAATGAGGAGCAGCAAGGGGAAGTCTTTTATAAAAATACTCCTGAACAACCGGATAGTGAAGCTGGAAAACACTTCTACATCGAGAGTTATGGTTGCCAGATGAACTTCAGCGACAGTGAAATTGTGGCTTCCATTTTGGCAGAAGTAGGCTTCAAACCTACCCGCAACCTGGAGTTAGCCGATTTGATCCTCGTCAATACCTGTTCGATTCGTGAAAAAGCCGAAGAAACCGTGCGCAAACGCCTGCGGATATTCGACGCGATCAAACGCCAAAAACCCGGCACCCTGGTGGGTGTATTGGGTTGTATGGCCGAACGCCTAAAATCCAAGTTTTTGGAGGAAGAACGTTTGGTTGACCTCGTGGTTGGCCCTGATGCCTACCGCGATCTGCCCAAACTTGTTGCCACCGCCGAAGACGGCGACAAAGGGGTCAATGTTTTCCTCTCACGGGAAGAAACGTATGCCGACATTAGTCCTTTGCGCTTGGATTCCAAGGGCGTAAGTGCCTTTATCTCCATCATGCGGGGCTGCGACAACATGTGTTCCTTCTGTGTAGTGCCTTTCACCCGTGGCCGCGAACGCAGCCGTGACGCCTTCAGCATTTTGGCCGAAGCACAAGAATTGTACGAACGTGGATACCGCGAAGTAACCCTTCTGGGGCAAAACGTGGATTCCTACAAATGGACCAACCCGGAGACCGAAACCCTGGTAAATTTCGCCCATTTGTTGGAAATGGTGGCGCTGGTTGCCCCCGATTTGCGGGTGCGTTTTTCCACCTCGCACCCCAAAGACATCACCAACGAGGTACTGCATACCATCGCCAAATACCCGAATATTTGCAAGTACATCCACTTGCCCGTACAATCGGGCAACAGCAATGTTTTGGAGCGCATGAACCGTACCTACGACCGCGAATGGTACATGGAACGCATTGAGGCCATCCGGCAAATTATCCCCGATTGCGCCATTTCATCCGACATCATTGCGGGCTTTTGCAGCGAAACCGAAGCAGAACACCAGGATACCTTGAGCATGATTGAATTTGCGGACTACAGTATGTCCTATATGTTCTTTTACTCCGAACGCCCCGGTACCCTGGCAGCGCGCAAGTATCCCGACGACATTACTTTGGAGGTCAAAAAACGGCGTTTGCAAGAAATCATCAACTTACAAAGCCAAGTGAGCTATCGCCACAACCAACGCGACGTTGGTAAGGTTTATGAAGTATTGATTGAGGGAGATTCCCGCAAATCCGAGCAGGATTTTTGTGGCCGCAACTCCCAGAACAAGATGATTGTGTTTCCTAAAGTTCCTGGTTATCAGCCTGGGCAATACATTAATGTCCTCATTAAAGCTGCCAGTAGTGCAACTTTGATTGGGGAAGCAAAAATTTAA
- a CDS encoding sigma-54 interaction domain-containing protein, with amino-acid sequence MDNLLSVKQRFGIIGHSPLLDRALSTAVRVANTDLTVLITGESGVGKEVFSKIIHALSARKHNQFIAINCGAIPEGTINSELFGHEKGSFTGATSERKGYFESYDGGTIFLDEIAEMPMDTQAYLLRILESGEFIRVGSNKTVRTDVRIIAATNVDLEDRIKKGKFREDLYFRLNTVSITVPALRDRADDVYLLFRKFASDFAERHRSATVQLDERAQMLIKTYTWPGNVRELKNVAERVSVLSEERVITAEALMEIEPRISTRNLPALVGNGTDAPGNMQERDILYKFLFEMKQDLNDLKSLVFELIKSNDLRVTDLRPFRSLEPPRSMMPSPESRFNYPSNKETVPLHNGLADEEDYAEDLNPQVIIPQVMPEHKTAASSAFGSVEILDDNYRIEDHEKNLIQKALRKYKGRRKEAAKELGISERTLYRKIKQYDL; translated from the coding sequence ATGGACAACCTTCTTTCCGTAAAACAACGCTTTGGCATCATTGGCCATTCGCCCTTATTAGATCGGGCGCTGAGCACCGCGGTACGTGTAGCCAACACCGACCTGACGGTACTCATCACGGGTGAAAGCGGCGTGGGAAAAGAGGTGTTTTCAAAAATCATCCACGCGCTTAGTGCCCGCAAGCACAACCAGTTCATCGCCATCAACTGCGGCGCGATCCCCGAAGGCACCATCAATTCAGAATTGTTTGGTCACGAAAAAGGCTCATTTACTGGTGCTACTTCTGAACGCAAGGGATACTTTGAATCCTACGACGGCGGCACCATTTTTTTGGATGAAATTGCGGAAATGCCCATGGATACGCAGGCTTATCTCTTGCGCATTCTGGAGAGCGGCGAATTCATTCGGGTGGGTTCCAACAAAACCGTGCGCACGGATGTACGCATCATTGCGGCCACCAACGTAGACCTGGAAGACCGCATCAAAAAAGGAAAATTTCGGGAAGACCTGTACTTCCGCCTCAATACGGTATCGATCACCGTTCCTGCCTTGCGTGACCGCGCTGACGATGTATACCTTTTGTTTCGCAAGTTTGCGTCCGATTTTGCCGAGCGCCACCGCTCCGCCACGGTGCAATTGGATGAGCGGGCACAAATGCTGATCAAAACCTACACCTGGCCGGGCAATGTTCGCGAACTCAAAAACGTGGCGGAACGGGTCTCCGTGCTTTCGGAGGAACGAGTGATTACCGCTGAGGCCTTGATGGAAATCGAACCGCGCATCTCAACCCGCAATCTGCCTGCCTTGGTGGGCAATGGTACCGATGCACCAGGAAATATGCAGGAAAGGGACATCTTGTACAAGTTTCTCTTTGAAATGAAACAAGACTTGAATGACCTCAAATCGCTGGTTTTTGAGTTGATCAAAAGCAATGACTTACGGGTTACTGATTTGCGGCCTTTTCGCTCGCTGGAACCACCCCGCTCGATGATGCCCTCCCCCGAATCACGGTTTAATTATCCCAGCAACAAGGAAACTGTCCCCTTGCACAATGGCCTGGCCGATGAAGAAGATTACGCTGAAGATCTCAATCCTCAAGTGATCATTCCCCAGGTCATGCCCGAACACAAAACAGCTGCAAGCAGCGCTTTTGGAAGTGTGGAGATCCTGGATGACAACTACCGCATCGAAGATCACGAAAAGAATTTGATCCAAAAGGCCTTGCGCAAATACAAGGGTCGCCGCAAAGAAGCCGCTAAAGAACTGGGTATCTCGGAGCGCACCCTTTACCGCAAGATCAAACAATACGATTTATGA
- the lptE gene encoding LPS assembly lipoprotein LptE has product MTSVSSIIHCHAFKFGVILFLFLLNACSIKFNPADTGELKSYYIPQFINNADNTLPNLPIQLSEALKDKIRLQSTLKYTDEDPDIELRGTLVDFRITSEAPRVGETTAINRLTITLAVEYFNNRTQKEVWKRNFSFFYNYPSDQDFSTVQEIAIRTISNQLMEDIFNAAFSDW; this is encoded by the coding sequence ATGACCTCAGTATCCAGCATCATTCATTGCCATGCGTTTAAGTTTGGAGTAATCTTGTTTTTATTCTTGCTCAATGCTTGTAGCATCAAGTTCAATCCAGCGGATACGGGCGAACTCAAGTCTTATTACATCCCACAGTTCATCAACAACGCGGACAATACCCTGCCGAACTTGCCCATCCAGCTATCGGAAGCATTGAAAGACAAAATCCGGCTGCAATCGACCCTGAAATACACCGACGAAGACCCGGATATCGAACTTCGCGGAACCCTCGTGGATTTCCGGATTACTTCGGAAGCACCACGGGTGGGGGAAACAACCGCGATCAACCGCCTGACCATCACCCTCGCAGTAGAGTATTTCAACAACCGCACCCAAAAAGAGGTCTGGAAGCGCAACTTCTCGTTCTTTTACAACTACCCGTCCGATCAGGATTTTTCGACGGTACAGGAAATAGCCATCCGCACCATCAGCAACCAGTTGATGGAGGATATTTTTAACGCGGCGTTTTCGGATTGGTAA
- a CDS encoding RNA-binding domain-containing protein encodes MLSQQELNDLLTDLESDRVERTVSVNNTDKFSEAICAFSNDFPNHKQAGYLIIGVDDKNGKPTGLTVTDQLLKDLAAIRNNGQVLPQPSITIQKYSLHGGEVAVVEVFPSPSPPVRYKGRVWIRNGPTKAIANEAEELRLSEKRTASAKTYDATPAFDSNLGDLNLELFKTTYLPNSIDREILAANHRDIKQQLASLRLYDIVRDCPTHAGLLTLGNNPAFFIPGSYVQYVRFAGKGLESEILNEERFSGDILSLMQQLDMFVRNNIEQRPVAITALKEEIVKEYPYRAIRELLNNAIMHRNYESNAPVKFYEFSDRIEIANPGGLYGAARPDNFPHQNDYRNPIIAEAMKIMGYVNKFNRGIETAKQELAANGNPEPVFEYTLPLHFGVTIYKKVL; translated from the coding sequence ATGTTATCTCAGCAAGAATTAAATGACCTATTGACAGATTTGGAATCAGATCGAGTTGAACGTACTGTTTCAGTAAACAATACAGATAAATTCTCAGAAGCTATTTGTGCTTTTTCAAATGATTTCCCAAATCACAAACAAGCTGGCTATCTAATTATTGGTGTAGATGATAAAAATGGAAAACCTACTGGACTAACAGTTACCGATCAATTGTTAAAAGACTTGGCAGCTATCAGAAATAATGGGCAAGTGCTGCCCCAACCTTCCATTACCATTCAAAAATATTCACTTCATGGCGGCGAAGTAGCTGTTGTGGAAGTATTCCCTAGCCCATCTCCTCCAGTGAGATACAAAGGAAGAGTATGGATACGCAACGGCCCTACCAAGGCGATTGCAAATGAAGCAGAGGAACTAAGACTGAGTGAAAAACGTACAGCAAGTGCCAAAACTTACGATGCAACACCCGCTTTTGATAGTAATTTAGGGGATTTAAATCTTGAATTATTCAAAACAACTTATCTCCCTAATTCGATTGATAGAGAAATACTTGCAGCCAATCATCGAGATATCAAGCAGCAATTGGCATCCTTAAGATTGTATGACATTGTTAGAGATTGCCCTACTCATGCGGGTTTATTAACTTTAGGGAATAATCCAGCATTTTTTATACCTGGTTCATACGTTCAATATGTTCGATTTGCAGGTAAAGGCTTAGAAAGCGAAATTCTTAATGAAGAGCGATTTTCTGGAGATATCTTATCTCTAATGCAACAGTTAGACATGTTTGTTCGGAACAATATCGAACAACGTCCCGTTGCAATAACTGCATTAAAAGAGGAGATTGTAAAAGAGTATCCCTATCGAGCCATTCGTGAATTGTTGAATAATGCGATTATGCATCGAAATTATGAATCGAACGCTCCTGTCAAGTTTTACGAATTTTCGGATCGGATTGAGATTGCCAACCCTGGAGGGTTATATGGAGCCGCACGCCCGGATAACTTTCCTCATCAAAATGACTATCGAAACCCCATTATAGCAGAAGCCATGAAAATAATGGGGTATGTAAATAAATTCAATCGCGGAATTGAAACAGCTAAACAAGAATTGGCTGCAAATGGAAATCCAGAACCCGTTTTTGAATATACGTTACCTTTACACTTTGGTGTGACCATTTACAAAAAGGTACTGTGA